In Xylanibacter ruminicola 23, a single genomic region encodes these proteins:
- the pepT gene encoding peptidase T: MDITERFINYTQFDTQSAEDSDTVPSTAKQLVFAEYLKKELEHEGLSDVEMDEKGYIYATLKANTKDEIPTIGFISHYDTSPDCSGADIKPHIVRNYDGSDILLSEGIMMSPTKFPELLQHTGEDLIVTDGTTLLGADDKAGIAEIVEAMCYLRDHKEIKHGDIRVAFNPDEEIGMGAHHFDVEKFGCEWGYTMDGGDVGELEFENFNAASAKIYIKGVSVHPGYAKDKMVNANLLAMELAAMLPADERPETTEGYQGFYHLLGVQGSVEKASMHYIIRDHDRDRFEERKRTLASVVAAMNEKYGEGTVTLETKDQYYNMKEKIDPQMHVIDLVLRAMQDCGVAPKVKPIRGGTDGAQLSFKGLPCPNIFAGGVNFHGPYEFVSIQSMEKAKEVIIKICELTAGFNL; encoded by the coding sequence ATGGACATTACAGAAAGATTTATAAACTATACCCAGTTTGACACACAGTCGGCTGAGGATAGTGACACCGTACCGAGTACGGCGAAACAACTGGTGTTTGCCGAGTACTTGAAGAAAGAACTGGAACATGAGGGACTGAGTGATGTGGAGATGGACGAGAAGGGTTACATCTACGCTACACTGAAGGCCAACACGAAAGATGAGATTCCTACCATCGGATTTATTTCGCACTACGATACCAGCCCCGACTGCTCGGGTGCTGACATCAAGCCACACATTGTACGCAACTACGACGGCAGCGATATTCTGCTTTCGGAGGGTATTATGATGAGTCCCACCAAATTCCCCGAGCTGCTGCAGCACACAGGCGAGGACCTGATTGTGACGGATGGTACCACACTGCTGGGTGCCGACGACAAGGCAGGCATAGCCGAGATAGTAGAGGCGATGTGCTACCTGCGCGACCACAAGGAGATAAAGCACGGCGATATTCGCGTGGCCTTTAACCCTGACGAGGAGATTGGTATGGGCGCGCACCACTTTGATGTAGAGAAATTCGGTTGCGAATGGGGCTACACCATGGATGGCGGCGATGTGGGCGAACTGGAGTTTGAGAACTTTAATGCTGCCAGCGCCAAGATATATATAAAAGGTGTAAGCGTGCATCCTGGCTATGCCAAGGACAAGATGGTGAATGCCAACCTGCTGGCGATGGAACTGGCTGCGATGCTGCCTGCCGATGAGCGCCCCGAGACTACCGAGGGTTATCAGGGATTCTATCACCTGCTGGGTGTACAGGGAAGTGTTGAGAAGGCGAGCATGCACTACATTATACGCGACCACGACCGCGACCGTTTTGAGGAGCGCAAGCGCACACTGGCCAGCGTGGTGGCTGCAATGAACGAGAAATATGGTGAGGGTACTGTAACACTTGAAACAAAGGACCAGTACTACAATATGAAGGAGAAGATTGACCCGCAGATGCACGTGATAGACCTGGTGCTGCGCGCCATGCAGGACTGCGGTGTGGCTCCGAAAGTAAAGCCTATCCGTGGTGGTACGGATGGTGCACAGCTGAGTTTTAAAGGATTGCCCTGCCCTAACATTTTTGCGGGCGGCGTGAACTTTCATGGACCTTACGAGTTTGTAAGTATCCAATCAATGGAAAAAGCAAAAGAGGTGATCATTAAAATCTGCGAACTCACTGCCGGCTTTAATCTTTAA
- a CDS encoding acyltransferase family protein, translating to MTKSIHTSAKINWISALQGMAIVLVVMNHVRLYDASIGDDYAFVHRIRDVFQPFFMATFFFISGMLLYYTRMSSEWRTFQLYKDKTARLIVPLLFCTVLGCASQAVFNGVVKHPKVIGIDTLLYALLDYDTTPWPHRWYLVSLVWIMALYPCYRYISDRGVKAEVMAVAATIAVYLVDFTDWVDTNWCYAFTLNKHLPFFLLGIITYKYRLFRYLRSALAMCTCWAAYCTMYMLTPHGEPWWLLMSVVGVMAMISTSMIIADRIPQALSSIRNYVFPIYLFGIAFQAFVELILWRRLGCPSGYVYVFYVLNILAGLYLPILMSRVIERIPYRWIRRCFGLNA from the coding sequence ATGACGAAGAGTATACATACATCGGCTAAGATAAACTGGATATCGGCACTGCAGGGCATGGCTATTGTACTTGTAGTGATGAACCATGTGCGACTGTATGATGCGTCAATTGGTGACGACTATGCTTTTGTGCATCGGATACGCGATGTGTTTCAGCCGTTCTTTATGGCAACATTCTTCTTTATTAGTGGCATGCTGCTATACTATACCAGGATGAGTAGCGAGTGGAGAACGTTTCAGCTGTATAAGGATAAGACGGCAAGACTGATAGTTCCGTTGCTGTTTTGTACGGTACTGGGATGCGCCAGTCAAGCGGTGTTTAACGGTGTGGTTAAGCATCCGAAGGTGATAGGGATAGATACACTGCTATACGCCCTGCTGGATTATGACACTACGCCTTGGCCTCACAGGTGGTACCTGGTGTCGCTAGTGTGGATAATGGCGCTGTACCCATGCTATCGGTATATATCTGATAGGGGAGTGAAGGCTGAGGTAATGGCAGTTGCAGCGACCATCGCAGTTTATCTGGTAGATTTTACCGATTGGGTAGACACCAACTGGTGCTATGCATTTACGCTTAACAAGCACTTGCCTTTTTTTCTTCTGGGCATCATTACATACAAGTACAGGCTGTTTCGATATCTGCGGTCTGCTTTGGCTATGTGCACCTGCTGGGCTGCATACTGCACGATGTATATGTTGACACCGCACGGCGAACCATGGTGGCTGCTGATGAGTGTGGTGGGTGTGATGGCTATGATTAGCACCAGCATGATCATAGCAGACAGAATACCGCAGGCATTGTCGTCGATACGCAATTATGTGTTCCCTATATATCTGTTCGGTATTGCATTTCAGGCGTTTGTGGAGTTGATATTATGGCGAAGGCTGGGATGTCCCAGCGGGTATGTATATGTATTCTATGTGCTGAACATTCTAGCTGGATTGTACCTACCCATACTGATGAGTAGGGTGATTGAGCGTATACCGTACCGGTGGATTCGTCGATGCTTCGGATTAAATGCATAA
- a CDS encoding D-Ala-D-Ala carboxypeptidase family metallohydrolase — MLIAGYRSPQLNRKVGGAANSNHLTGCAVDIRTSGYEQAIVYAAILINYAKESQQEFDELLIERNRYGAVWVHFAVRPKDNRHRVNFINA, encoded by the coding sequence ATGTTGATAGCTGGTTATCGATCACCTCAGCTTAACAGGAAGGTTGGAGGGGCGGCGAACTCGAATCACTTAACGGGGTGCGCGGTGGATATACGTACTTCGGGCTATGAACAAGCGATAGTTTATGCGGCCATCCTGATTAATTATGCCAAAGAGTCGCAGCAGGAGTTTGACGAATTGTTGATAGAACGTAATAGATATGGGGCTGTATGGGTACATTTTGCGGTGCGGCCCAAGGACAATCGGCATAGGGTAAACTTTATCAATGCGTAA
- a CDS encoding heavy metal translocating P-type ATPase, translating into MEKNCEYCGVHAHHDEHHEHEHHHEHNTREQLRLIIITAVLLIGAVIVEHQFALETWQLLLVYLVPYIIIGHDTLKEAAEGLLEGEPFNEHFLMSIATIGALCIGFLPGAETQFPEAVFVMLFFQVGELFEGYAEGKSRDSIAHLMEIKPDYATLWSKDEGGRGKEMTVAPDEVKVGDTIIIKPGERVPLDGVIIDGTSALNTVALTGESLPRDVAEADEVISGCVNLSGVLRVRVTKPYGESTVSKIIKLVEDAGEHKSQSETFITRFARIYTPIVVFAAIALAVVPTLLGGTFSTWLYRALMFLVVSCPCALVISVPLTFFGGIGGASRRGILIKGANYMDVLAKVRTVVFDKTGTLTHGKFAVTAVHPDAIDDHQLLHLAAHVEHFSTHPIGAALRDAFPDEATDGCEVSDVREMAGQGIIAKVGDREVAVGNTKLMDAIGAKWHDCHHTGTIIHVAINGTYAGHIVINDQIKADSAEAIAALHTLGVNRTVMLTGDRQEVADNVAKQLGLTEYHAELMPADKVSKVEELSTVNYQQATPLAFVGDGINDAPVLARADIGIAMGGLGSDAAIEAADVVLMDDKPSKIATAIGIARRTLAIARQNVWLAIGIKLAVLVLAAFGVATMWMAVFADVGVTVLAVLNAMRTLRA; encoded by the coding sequence ATGGAAAAGAATTGCGAATATTGCGGTGTACATGCACATCATGATGAGCATCATGAGCACGAGCACCACCACGAGCATAACACTCGTGAACAGTTGAGGCTGATTATTATCACAGCCGTGCTGCTGATAGGAGCGGTAATAGTAGAACACCAGTTTGCACTCGAAACCTGGCAGCTGCTGTTGGTATATCTGGTACCTTATATCATAATAGGTCATGATACCTTGAAGGAGGCGGCTGAGGGTTTGCTGGAGGGCGAGCCGTTTAACGAGCACTTCCTGATGAGTATTGCCACCATCGGCGCCTTGTGTATAGGTTTCCTGCCAGGGGCTGAAACACAGTTTCCCGAGGCGGTGTTTGTGATGCTGTTTTTCCAGGTGGGTGAGCTGTTTGAGGGTTATGCTGAGGGTAAGAGCCGCGACAGCATTGCGCACCTGATGGAGATAAAACCCGACTATGCCACACTGTGGAGTAAGGACGAAGGAGGAAGGGGTAAGGAGATGACAGTAGCGCCCGACGAGGTGAAGGTGGGCGATACGATTATTATTAAGCCGGGCGAGAGAGTGCCCTTGGATGGTGTGATCATCGACGGTACGAGTGCGCTGAATACGGTGGCGCTGACAGGCGAATCGTTGCCCCGCGATGTGGCCGAGGCCGACGAGGTGATATCGGGATGCGTAAACCTGAGTGGCGTGCTGCGTGTACGCGTGACCAAGCCCTACGGTGAGAGTACGGTATCGAAAATCATCAAGCTGGTTGAGGATGCCGGCGAACATAAGTCGCAAAGCGAAACCTTTATTACCCGCTTTGCCCGTATCTACACGCCTATCGTGGTGTTTGCCGCCATCGCCCTGGCCGTTGTGCCTACACTGCTGGGTGGGACCTTCAGCACCTGGCTGTACAGAGCGCTGATGTTCCTGGTAGTATCGTGCCCCTGTGCGCTGGTAATCAGCGTGCCGCTGACATTCTTTGGTGGTATCGGCGGTGCCTCGCGTCGTGGAATATTAATCAAGGGTGCGAACTACATGGATGTGCTGGCGAAGGTGCGTACGGTGGTGTTTGACAAGACGGGTACGCTCACTCACGGCAAATTTGCCGTAACGGCCGTGCATCCGGATGCTATCGACGATCACCAGCTGCTGCACCTGGCGGCTCATGTGGAGCACTTTTCTACTCATCCCATTGGTGCGGCCCTGCGTGATGCATTCCCCGATGAGGCTACGGATGGCTGCGAGGTGAGCGATGTGCGCGAGATGGCCGGACAGGGCATCATAGCCAAGGTGGGCGATCGCGAGGTGGCTGTAGGTAACACCAAACTGATGGATGCCATCGGTGCCAAGTGGCACGACTGTCACCATACGGGTACGATTATCCACGTGGCCATAAACGGTACCTATGCGGGTCATATTGTGATTAACGACCAGATAAAAGCGGATAGTGCCGAGGCCATTGCTGCCCTGCATACACTGGGTGTGAACCGTACGGTGATGCTGACCGGAGACCGCCAGGAGGTGGCCGATAACGTGGCCAAGCAGCTGGGACTGACCGAGTACCATGCCGAGTTGATGCCTGCTGATAAGGTTTCGAAAGTTGAAGAACTATCAACTGTAAACTATCAACAAGCAACTCCTCTTGCCTTCGTAGGCGACGGCATTAACGATGCCCCTGTATTGGCACGTGCCGATATTGGTATAGCCATGGGCGGACTGGGTAGCGATGCGGCCATTGAGGCAGCCGACGTGGTGCTGATGGACGATAAACCATCGAAGATAGCTACGGCCATCGGTATAGCCCGCAGAACTCTGGCGATTGCACGACAGAACGTATGGCTGGCCATCGGTATTAAGTTGGCTGTGCTGGTTCTGGCTGCCTTTGGTGTGGCAACCATGTGGATGGCCGTGTTTGCCGATGTAGGCGTAACGGTGCTGGCCGTGCTGAATGCGATGCGTACCCTGCGCGCTTAG
- a CDS encoding DUF4956 domain-containing protein, whose translation MQDIFSNGFGDTLLRFAICVLVNWAIVHFLYFKKSKRQDFYFTFMVISVAIYFLVYLMMGMDRGKATMGVGLGLFGIFSIMRYRTDSMPVREMTYLFVVICLSVVHAMADSLGIDVNGRLIGTPVMELVVIDVITMLAITLLERTLKMETSKLVQYDRIELIKPEKRKELIADLELRLGIAVTDVKVGAIDFLRDMAVLRVYYTANGTEADEHTYSGKGKNVWRNRLQAKYKLGNLFRPYANVETYMSNGWDKIRYAVGTELRLNKQHAFDIKYMYQHPFGQDDTDGNRHILGLGYTYKF comes from the coding sequence ATGCAAGACATTTTTTCGAACGGCTTCGGCGACACACTTCTCAGGTTCGCCATCTGTGTTTTAGTTAACTGGGCTATCGTACACTTCCTGTACTTCAAGAAAAGCAAACGACAGGATTTTTACTTTACCTTCATGGTCATCTCGGTAGCCATCTATTTCTTAGTGTACCTCATGATGGGTATGGATCGCGGTAAGGCTACCATGGGCGTAGGGTTAGGCCTTTTTGGTATCTTTTCCATTATGCGCTACCGCACCGACTCCATGCCTGTACGCGAAATGACGTATCTGTTTGTGGTCATCTGCCTGTCGGTAGTTCATGCCATGGCCGACTCGCTGGGTATCGATGTCAACGGGCGACTGATTGGCACCCCGGTGATGGAGCTGGTGGTGATAGATGTGATTACCATGCTGGCCATCACGCTGTTAGAGCGCACGCTGAAGATGGAAACCTCCAAGTTGGTGCAGTACGACCGCATCGAACTTATTAAGCCCGAGAAACGAAAGGAACTGATAGCCGATCTGGAACTGCGCCTGGGCATTGCCGTAACCGATGTAAAGGTGGGTGCCATCGACTTTCTGCGCGATATGGCCGTGCTGCGTGTGTACTACACCGCTAATGGCACCGAGGCCGACGAGCATACCTACAGTGGCAAAGGCAAGAACGTGTGGCGTAACCGCCTGCAGGCCAAATATAAGCTTGGCAACCTGTTCCGCCCCTATGCCAATGTCGAAACCTACATGTCAAACGGATGGGATAAGATTCGCTATGCCGTAGGTACCGAGTTACGCCTGAACAAGCAGCACGCATTCGATATCAAATACATGTACCAGCATCCCTTTGGCCAGGATGATACCGACGGCAACCGTCACATCCTGGGTTTGGGATACACGTATAAGTTCTAA
- a CDS encoding polyphosphate polymerase domain-containing protein, which yields MTTINNILGTFAPITLEQMSSVKLMNRTDTKFVTNMAKLRLLLQMAQADYDVQEIDGERNPEYDTTYFDTYNFDMYNQHQWNHTNRQKIRFRTYCVSGLQFMEVKTKNNHGRTKKKRIEVSHMDVTEQQCRLFLGRHLRYDVDTLQPALNNHFRRITLVNKAKTERLTIDQQLCFHNLISGVNKQMDNLVIIELKRDGLIYSPILHMLRQLRIHPHGFSKYSIGSALTNPQLQVNRFKCKLIEIGKLVNNS from the coding sequence ATGACAACAATCAACAACATACTGGGCACCTTTGCTCCTATCACACTCGAGCAGATGAGCAGCGTAAAGCTCATGAATCGCACCGATACCAAGTTTGTTACAAACATGGCTAAGCTGCGCTTGCTGCTGCAGATGGCACAAGCCGATTATGATGTGCAGGAGATAGATGGCGAACGAAATCCGGAGTACGACACCACGTACTTTGATACCTATAACTTCGACATGTACAACCAGCACCAGTGGAACCATACCAACCGACAGAAGATACGGTTCCGCACCTACTGCGTAAGTGGTTTGCAGTTTATGGAGGTTAAGACCAAAAACAATCACGGGCGCACCAAGAAAAAACGTATAGAGGTAAGCCATATGGATGTTACCGAGCAACAGTGCCGCCTGTTTCTCGGTCGACATCTGCGCTACGATGTCGATACCTTACAGCCGGCACTCAACAATCATTTCCGTCGCATCACTCTCGTCAACAAAGCCAAGACCGAACGCCTTACCATCGACCAGCAGCTGTGCTTTCATAACCTCATCAGCGGCGTTAACAAACAGATGGACAACCTGGTGATTATCGAACTGAAACGCGACGGACTCATCTACTCGCCTATTCTCCACATGCTGCGCCAGCTGCGCATCCATCCACACGGATTCTCCAAATACAGCATCGGGTCGGCACTCACCAATCCGCAACTGCAGGTAAACCGCTTTAAGTGCAAACTCATCGAAATAGGAAAACTAGTAAACAATTCATAA
- a CDS encoding Gfo/Idh/MocA family protein: protein MKVGIIGTGWIAEKAAITLNGLDNCEAYAVGSRQQETADAFAAKWNIPKAYGSYTELIADKDIDLVYIGTPHSHHYDVTRQAIMAGKPCLVEKAFMANATQAQDIIRLAHEKQVFLAEAIWTRYQPAVGIVRKLMADGRIGQPRMVTATLGYSMGNKPRIMRPDLCGGALLDLGVYALNFVRMFCDADIESIDGHCVKSDTGMDLTNAITIILKDGILANVQSSAQCVGDNIGVIAGTQGNIIIDNINNPQTITLNGPGRTFVETIHVPQQITGYEYQFLACRQALIDKLTEPREMPHTETLYVMQLMDELRRKWGVRYPMDN from the coding sequence ATGAAAGTAGGTATTATCGGAACAGGATGGATTGCTGAGAAGGCAGCCATCACCTTAAACGGACTGGACAACTGTGAGGCCTATGCGGTGGGCTCACGCCAACAGGAAACGGCAGACGCTTTTGCTGCCAAGTGGAACATCCCCAAAGCTTACGGCAGTTATACTGAGTTGATAGCCGATAAGGATATCGACCTGGTGTATATCGGCACCCCGCACTCGCACCATTACGATGTAACGCGCCAGGCCATCATGGCAGGCAAGCCCTGCTTGGTTGAGAAGGCATTCATGGCCAATGCCACCCAAGCACAGGATATCATCCGATTGGCACACGAAAAGCAAGTGTTCTTAGCCGAAGCCATCTGGACACGCTACCAGCCTGCCGTGGGCATCGTGAGGAAACTGATGGCCGACGGACGTATCGGACAGCCACGAATGGTGACAGCCACCCTTGGCTATTCGATGGGTAACAAGCCTCGCATCATGCGCCCCGACCTTTGCGGCGGTGCCCTACTCGACCTGGGCGTGTATGCCCTTAACTTTGTACGCATGTTCTGCGATGCCGATATCGAAAGTATCGACGGCCACTGCGTGAAGAGCGATACAGGGATGGACCTGACGAACGCCATCACCATCATTCTCAAGGATGGCATCCTGGCCAACGTGCAGTCGTCGGCCCAATGCGTGGGCGACAATATCGGTGTGATAGCAGGCACCCAGGGCAACATCATCATCGACAACATCAACAACCCCCAAACGATAACCCTCAACGGTCCCGGCCGCACGTTTGTTGAAACCATCCACGTGCCACAGCAGATAACAGGCTACGAATACCAGTTCCTGGCTTGCCGACAGGCACTCATCGACAAGCTGACTGAACCCCGCGAGATGCCACATACCGAAACACTCTACGTGATGCAACTGATGGACGAGCTACGCCGTAAATGGGGCGTGCGCTATCCGATGGACAACTGA
- a CDS encoding helix-turn-helix domain-containing protein, translating to MKQQEEITIQSLANNEDVQIGYSDNEIVVVDSIQQFTQISSAHVGMNTIVICTSGKAQAQMNGIQMELHRNQIAIIPQNVTVTDVMVSPDFDVKGMFLTNRILRSFLNEKISVWNDMMYIHRQHIVTMDEDEILFYTHFYDMLTLAIEKGKENPYHTEIIQALLRSAILGLCGTMKWMLSQNDNQLSIINYQLSTGKSHFQRFLDLLHSTDVKHRTVEAYANDLYISPKYLTTICKKNSGKTANEWITEHVLEDIRYYLKQTDLSIKQICNQLGFPNPSFFGKYVKDHFGMTPMEFRKG from the coding sequence ATGAAACAACAAGAAGAGATTACAATTCAGTCATTAGCTAACAACGAGGACGTACAGATTGGCTATTCGGACAACGAAATTGTGGTTGTGGATAGTATCCAGCAGTTTACGCAGATAAGCAGCGCTCATGTGGGCATGAACACCATTGTGATTTGTACCAGCGGAAAAGCGCAGGCACAGATGAACGGCATACAGATGGAACTACATAGAAATCAGATTGCCATTATCCCACAGAACGTAACGGTGACCGATGTGATGGTAAGTCCCGACTTCGACGTAAAAGGTATGTTCCTTACCAACCGTATTCTGCGTAGTTTCCTGAACGAGAAAATCAGCGTTTGGAACGACATGATGTATATCCATCGCCAGCATATCGTAACGATGGACGAAGACGAGATTCTATTCTACACCCACTTCTACGACATGCTCACGCTGGCCATTGAGAAAGGCAAGGAGAACCCTTATCACACTGAGATTATCCAGGCTTTGCTCCGTTCGGCCATCCTTGGTCTTTGTGGCACCATGAAGTGGATGCTGTCGCAAAATGATAATCAATTGTCAATTATCAATTATCAATTATCAACTGGAAAAAGTCACTTCCAGCGTTTTCTCGACCTGCTGCACTCTACCGATGTGAAGCATCGCACCGTTGAGGCATATGCCAACGATTTGTACATCTCGCCCAAATATCTTACCACCATCTGCAAAAAGAATTCGGGTAAAACGGCCAACGAGTGGATTACCGAACATGTATTGGAGGACATACGCTACTATCTGAAGCAGACCGACCTGAGCATCAAGCAGATATGCAACCAGCTTGGATTCCCTAACCCATCGTTCTTTGGTAAGTACGTAAAGGACCACTTCGGCATGACACCGATGGAATTCAGAAAAGGCTAA
- a CDS encoding efflux RND transporter periplasmic adaptor subunit, with the protein MMKKSILMLLGVMLISSCTSKKEQNTKAPTRVETEVVSTAMNASGQSYVGMVEECEATAVSFTGMGVVKRMLVNEGQAVSRGQLIAEMDDTQARNLLSGAEAQMTQANDALTRYKMLHDNGSLPEVQWVEIQSKVAQAKSQLEVAKKNLADCRLVAPVSGIVGKRLVGAGETAMPSQAVVSILDISTVKVKVAIPEAEISGIGANTSSTIKVEAVNGSFTGGRIEKGVQADALTHTYDIRIHVANGNRKLLPGMVASVQFGNLEKPTKELSVPVTAVQRKADGSLFVWTIANDSTAHRAIVRTGETMGNRIAITDGMTEGARVVTEGYQKLSENTKVVY; encoded by the coding sequence ATGATGAAAAAGAGTATTTTGATGCTGCTGGGCGTGATGCTGATAAGTAGCTGCACAAGTAAGAAGGAGCAGAACACAAAGGCTCCTACGAGAGTTGAAACAGAAGTGGTATCTACTGCTATGAATGCAAGTGGACAGTCGTATGTAGGTATGGTAGAGGAGTGTGAGGCTACTGCCGTTAGTTTTACGGGCATGGGCGTGGTAAAGCGCATGCTGGTAAACGAAGGACAGGCAGTGAGTCGCGGACAGCTGATAGCCGAGATGGACGACACGCAGGCGCGTAACCTATTAAGTGGTGCCGAGGCTCAGATGACGCAAGCCAATGATGCCCTGACACGCTACAAGATGCTGCACGATAACGGATCGCTACCCGAGGTGCAGTGGGTTGAGATACAGAGCAAGGTGGCTCAGGCCAAGTCGCAACTGGAGGTGGCTAAGAAGAATCTGGCCGATTGCCGATTGGTAGCCCCTGTGAGTGGTATCGTTGGCAAGCGCCTGGTAGGTGCTGGCGAAACGGCTATGCCCTCGCAGGCGGTAGTCAGCATTCTCGATATCTCAACCGTTAAGGTAAAGGTGGCCATCCCCGAGGCCGAAATCAGTGGTATTGGTGCCAACACCTCGTCGACCATCAAGGTCGAGGCCGTGAATGGCAGTTTTACTGGTGGACGGATTGAAAAAGGTGTGCAGGCCGATGCGCTCACACATACCTATGATATACGCATACACGTGGCCAATGGCAATCGCAAGTTGCTGCCTGGTATGGTGGCATCGGTTCAGTTTGGCAATTTAGAGAAACCCACCAAGGAGCTGAGCGTGCCCGTAACAGCTGTGCAGCGCAAGGCTGATGGCTCGCTGTTTGTATGGACGATTGCCAACGACAGTACCGCCCACCGTGCCATCGTACGCACGGGCGAAACGATGGGCAACCGCATTGCCATTACTGATGGCATGACCGAAGGTGCTCGTGTAGTTACCGAGGGTTATCAGAAACTTAGTGAAAACACCAAGGTGGTTTATTGA